The Calliopsis andreniformis isolate RMS-2024a chromosome 5, iyCalAndr_principal, whole genome shotgun sequence nucleotide sequence AAGAAAGTaattgaaaaaaagaaaagtGAACCTAAAAAACAGGAGAAAAAGGATGATAAAACGAAAGAGGAAGAAGCCGCTAAAACAAGGTCTAAATCGAAAGATGATAACGTAAAAAGTAAAGTATCTTCCGAAACGAGAGAAACACGAACTCCATCCAGAGAGTCGGAAAGAAAAACGTTAAGCAAACAAAGACGTTTAACAGAGGAAGAATTAAAAAGGCGAGGGAGAAAACGTAAAGAATATGAGGCAGAGAAGTCTCGTCCTGACGAGCAATTAACAGAGTCTGCGCCTTGCTACAAAGGTCCTGTAGAATTAGGCGACAGACTGAAAGTATATTATGGACCCACTCACGAGTCTAAAGTCACTTATGAAGCAAAAGTAATTGATATGGAGAAGGATGGTACAGAACCAATGTATCTTGTGCATTACACCGGATGGAACACGAGATATGACGAGTGGATCAAAGCGTCGAGAATAGCGCAGAATTTCACGCAAGCTCAAGGTAGAGTGAAACGCATTAAAGCTACGTCACGACCACAAACTCCTAGTACGAATTTATCTAATAATGTAAACAAATCATCAAAAATTGTTTCTAATAATGCAAATTCAAACACATCCCAGAGCCGACGTCGAGCACAAAGTGTAGCACCCACGACAACTGTTATCTCATCGACATCGGTAAAGGAGGTAAAGAAGGAAGAGAAGGAAAAGGAGAAAGAGGCGCCGCAACCTACCAGGTCTACTACACCATTGTCTGTTACAAGTTCCAGCTCCAGAACTAAGAGCCCAGCAACGCCAGCGAACAATCGACAAACACGAACCACAAGAAATGCTGACGAACATCGAAGACGCACTAGAAGAATGTCTGGGCATACGGATATATCAGTCGCGTCAGAAACTGAAGACAGCGAGGCATATGATTCCGACACGACGGAACCTGAACAAGCAAAAACCAAATCTAAAAGTATAGATGAGAGGAAACGTAGGGAAGTGAAATCTAGGGCGGAGGATAGAATAAAACCTGACGAAACCAGTGATGGTGAAGAAGACAAAGATAACTTGGAAGAACCACGTAGAGGTAAACGTGTGAGAAGAACAATTGGTAAATCTCAAGGTATAAAATCAGAACCAGACAGCGACGATGAACAGCCTAAAGGCCGAGACTTCGATTTAAATCAAATACGATCCGAATTAAAAGGTTTCGATAAAGCGGTAAAATTAGAACTTGTTAGGGTTGAACCTGATCCCGAAGATGAcataaaaatagaagaaaaagaaactgtTGCTTTGGTTTCACCGAAATTAGAGAAAAATTTGGAGCCGTCGAAATTAGAAATAACTCCGGAATCTAAAACAGTAGATAGCACTGAAGATATATACGAATTTAAAGAACCAGAACCATTTGAATTTGAAGTAAGAAATAAACGAGATACCAGTGGAGAAAAAGATAAAGTAAAGAAGAGAATGTTTGAAGAAGAACCGAAAAGTcctaaaaagaaacaaaaaatagtTGTTTCTTCACTCATCAAAGAAGTTAAGTCGGAAATAGATAATGATTCGcgaaagaaaacaaaaaaattatttagtaaACGAGTCGATGATATTACAGAAAGTCTACCTGGTCATAAATCCTTGCAATCAATCTCATCAGCAACATGCGAAGAAGCATTTGATAAACTTTGCGAATCGCCATCATTTAATCAGGCAAAATCTTCTGCACTTGTTATTGAAGAAACAAGTAAAATGACTAATGGTATAGATCTTTTATTTACAGATTTACCTGGAGACGATGATGCTACTCATGATGATTCAGAGGACCGCTTAATAATTTCTGAAGCAGAAGTTTCAGAACCTGAACaagaaaatatatttacatATCAGCAAGAAATGTTCCCTGTTAATGATACGAACGATTCGTCAGAATCAATCAAGGAAGATATAGCTCCACAAGTTGAATCTGTAAGAGAGGAGATGATGGCAACAGTTTCAAATAAACCTGAAATACCTGTAGATCAAAAACAAAACATTAAACTGTCTCCATTACATAGACAATCTCCAGAATTAAAGACACTCGATTCAAAATTATTGGATATCACACCCGTTTCATCTCCAATTGTAGTAGCTCCAGCCCCAATTAGTGCAAGACTACCAGCAACATCTACAATAGAAGAAAAGCTTTCGGCTGCGATGGCTTTTCGTAACAAAACGAAAGATATCAAAAAGGAAGATGAAGTTTCTGAAACTGTATGGAAACCACTAAAAGAAATACCTAAAAAATTGGATAATATAATCGTGCAAAAGAATAAAGAGGAACAAACTGGGTCTAAGATAGAAATCGAAAGTAAAAAGCGAGAGGAAGAAGAAGTGGCAATAAATAACGAAGATCAATGTAGCAGGGAGATAATGCGTGTAGTGATTAAACAAAAGGACGAAGAACTTCAGCCgtttaaattgaaaaaagaaGTAGAAATAAAGAAATTCGTTGAAACAAAAGTGGAAAATAAAAAGATAGAAGAtaatgaggatgaagaatggAAACATGAGGAAATTGAAGAATCTAAAAAAGTAGAAGATGAATTTAAAGAACATGActttaaagaaaaagaaagagagaaacgTAAGAAAATAGTCAATCAAGATATAGTAGATTCCGCAGATAGCAGCGATTCTGAACAAAGACTAGTAATTGATAATGAAGAACCACAAGATGTGAAAGCACCATCAAATTTCGATGTTAAGTTAAGAGCAGAATTGGACAGACTTCAAGATACACAGGAAAGATATTCAAAATTACAGGCACAAAAGTCTATTCAACATCTGAAGCACCAACCACAAGATTGCATTACTGAATGCAAAACTGAAAGCATACCTATTGCAAAACCAGATGAAGAAGGAGAGGCAATTAGTTCTTTGTTATGCGAAGAAGAGATACCAGGTTCACCTGCACCTATTTCTGAAAGTATTGAACAAATAAATGCTGGTCCATCATGTTCCCCTCCAAAAATTGAAACTTCAGAAAGTAATATAGTACTTATGGAAATGCCTTTTGCAAGTGCACCTACTTCAGGTCAGAGTACAACCAGTAGTACTGTTGCTACTCTGAGTATGGCACTGCCAAAAACTTTGGAAACGTCCGTTCCAGTTTCATTACCAATGCAACAAAATTCACCTGTAGGAATGAGGCAACAATCGCTTCACCAACATTTACCTGCACTGATGCCTGCGcaaaggcgagaaagcaatgaaGCAGCACCTGTAATGGACAATACTCCCCCAACTACACCAGACTCTAGCATTTCCAATATTTCTGGATCTCCAAGAGAAGAAAGAACAGGTGGTTCGTCACCAACCTCGGAAGATAATATGAAACTTAATCGTGATAGTTCCGAGGCAGATAATGATAGTGGAAGTAAAGGTCCTGGATTTAGCGAAGACGATACATTACCAAATGCTGAAGGAAATTCAACAGACAGAATATTAAAACCACCAGCGAAGCGATCCATTGAAGAAACGCAGTCTCCTAAAAAACGTAAAAGAAGTAGAAAACATTCGGAATGTGATAAAAATACTTCAAAGAAACCAGGTAGACATAGTGGTAGACACGGTCGACATGGTGGTGCAAGCGATAGCGATGATACAAGTGAAGGTTCGAATCTCTGTGCAGTGAACTCAACACCTGCAAATCACACAAATATCGCTACTACTGTTGCTGATCTTAGTAATTACTCATCAAGATCGCCACGACCTACAAAATACAATTTCTATGTGGAATTAGGTAAACTTTattatacaacatttttttctgaTGTCACCAGCCTTTAATTTGCAAGAAGTTTTAATTTGTTATTTTTTGTTGATGCTACAGATCCTGAATTGGATGGAAGTCAAAGAATAGCTGTATTACAACAAAAATTAGCCGAATTACGTAAAACATATAATGCTGTGAAAGTAGAACTCGCTGCTATAGAGAGACGCAGAAAAAAGTTAAGAAGAAGAGAGCGGGAAGGTaatcattttatatattttactcGTTTTTTCAGTAAATAGTATTCTTTCTATGCATACAGTATCTTATGTGGTAAAAACCAAATATTACCAAAGAGTCGTTTTACGTGTAAATATTGAAAAGattaatttaattgtatttcagcTATAAAGGCAGCTAAAGCAGAAATGCAACAAGCCTGTTCGTGATGAGCAGTTTTGAAACATCCTGTTTCACTTAATCTGCGTTAAAGCAACTTTTATACAACATTGGGAGATAATAGAATAGTATCATTAAAATGGATACTCTGCAATCACAGCAGACTTCATGACAATTTTTACCTACCTAACATCATTTAGGTAACTTTTTCCCCACACTAATATAAATTGTAGATATAGGTATAAGGTTTAGTATAAAGGAGGAACATTTATCAGAATGAAAATATATATTCATATATGCTTTGTGTTGTACATTGTTTTGTCAAAAACGTAATGTGACTGTTAAaaaaaatctttaatcctcgatttgTCATTTCACCTGCTCAGATGCAAAGTACAAATTATCGAACTTGAtatcatttcatcgttcattCTTCTTTTTTAAGAAAAGGCTGAGAAAAAACGTTACCGATAGTGTGTTATTATAAAGACATCTTGGGAACAAATAATTGTCTAAGCCGTCTGTCATTTCCGTTTCGAATATAGCTTGTAGCACCGTTGGCGGTTGAGCTGTTTTCAGGACGATAAAAAAGAAAGACATTTAAGGACACACGCAAGTGCAAGAAACATGTATTATTTACTAGGATAGAGAAGTTTTGTATATATTAGGAGTAGCTAACATGTAGCGGTTTGCAATATACGTATGTACGTAAATAGAATCGTAGCGTCCTTACGgttgaaatttttttatttaaatgagaTATTACAATACGATGTGGTTTTTAATGTAGTCAGAAAATGATAATATCGAAAGCAATGTTCGTTTGTACGTTAATAACAACTTGCGAAATGAAcgaatgattgtatattgatatgCATGTGAGATATAGCACAATTTTTAACTTCTGAAAGAAGAATTACTTTAATTTATGTACATAACTTACATGAATAAAATATCGTACTATAGATAGTTGTTCTAAAATATGGAACACTAAAGTTTATTGTAACTGACGATTACATTCTCATAATTAAAAACGAATTTCCTGACAAAATGCATAGAATCGGATCTGTAACTATGCAATTGTCATGAATGCAGCTCAACGGAATTCATTAATTCACAGCCttttgcattatatttgaaaaattgctgCCATTGTGCTTTAATCATCAGATAGGTATTAGACGTTTGCCGTCATATATCATAATTGGTCAAAGATGCATTTATATTTGTATTTGGGTGTCAAAGTACCCCaggtattaataaaaaaaagaagttaAACTTAAGAAACAAGTCGCAGAAAACGAAATCAAATACCCCTAAATGAAACTAAATTTGTACGAAGACATGTTGGCTGAAAAGAGAATGAAAttttatatagatatatatatatatattatatattttttataagagATCAGTCGTGGACGTGCTTTATGATATCAGATAACATGGTCACACACTAATTGGGGAATGAAAGAAAATTAGGAGTTGGGCTCCATAAATCTTTGTACATATTTTACATTGTGTGTGTGTTGAAAACACTCATAAATCAGATTTTAGTAGTTGTTTATCGcacatggatatagctgcgcatATTATTGTATAATGGTTTCAGAAGTCTTGCAGTAGCACATGCTATGTATTTGTCTCAAGAAGTCCAGAGGATGTGTGTCGACACTCACTGTAAATTTTGTGAATTTGATGAAATTATATACATGAAGAAACTTCATTGAATTCCATGAATACGTATAACTTTTAACATTATTTTGCTCATGCTATTCCAATGTTCTAAAGTAGCAACCAAAACTATGTAAATACATTTCATTTGCAGGCAGTTCAGTATAAAAGAATGTAAATCATATGTTGCAATTTAATCAATAGTTAGATAATGGACAACAGAGTTGCAATATTAACAATAAAGTGTTAGTACCATGAATAAAATTATACTTAACAATTATTGTATAGTTTACAAGAAATCAATTTACACTTTACAGATTATTTATGAAATGTaatttaaataaacaatttgtttaattatgattgtataaacaaaattataaatacatGTACATAATATAAATGTTCTAAACAGGTATTGAAAATACATGCAAGTCTGTTGTACTATCATTTATCATTAGATTTTGTCTGTATTTCGAATTTAGACAGCATATCAATAAAAAAAAGTGTAATAATACCAGTGTTAATGATTGATTTTAACTTATTGGTtctatttataaataaattaatttaatataaatattaatatatagatatagatgtatcatttttatttatttgataATTCATAGTATTTTTGGAGAAAGCAAAAGCAAGAGTACTCCATGAATGATATTAAAATCTTCAAAACTTGCACAACAACAATGTTGGAGTGGCGAACACATCCTTGTCTTCTGAAAATAAATTCTCTCCCTGTAAATCATGAATTACATGTGAGATAATACATATAGTAAGCACAATGTGGATTGTGTCGCCAATCAATAATATTGTTCCACATACATTTAATTGTGTTAGCAAATATTGTTAAGAAATAAATCTTCTCTTAACAAATCATAATAGTGTCATTTATCCTTGAATTGTTATTAAATATGTTCAATGCTTACATacgataataaaatacaaaatataacaatagattaaacaaaattttatgTTTAGAAGGTTTTAtagattatttattatattgcAACTTAAAAATGAACATTGAAATTTTGTTAAGTTCTGCATAATAATATATgataatacagtataattatGCGAATATTCTTGTTATCATATTTTGTACCTTATACATCTAGAGTTATGACATCTCTACTATTGATGCTAAAGTATGAATATGATATAATGTACAATAATATTGGCAATCTTATATATTTAATACATAGTGCTAGTAAAAACACTGTCTTCTAAAGCTTATTTTCTGATTTTTACAATCAATCATTTCACATGATATTATCTAATACTCTAAAAATCTGCTTTAATACACCTATCTACTTTATTTATCTTTGTACACCAGTAACATGAATGTGTTGAAGGTACAATAGTATCATGAATTGTCAAAAAATGtctgaaaatattttctaatgagAGAATAATACAGAGTACATAAAATAAATTGCATTATATTGTTATTGCGCATGCCCAAATGTATTCATATTTGAAacattatttatataaatatatatttaaatttattatcgCTCAGTACCAGTAAAGAAGAAAATTAATGAAATGTTTCATATCAATAATCATTGATTGTAACAGttaatagaaaaataaaaaaaatttatagtaaattgtaaattaaaaatattagccAAAACTTCAAAAAAAAGTAAATTAAATCAATTACTTTATACATTGCCAAATAAATTGATACATTCTATATTTGCCTGTGTGTTCAACATTTTTATGTTTCGCTAATAATAAATTACTAAAGTAACAAGGCAAGTAAAAATACAGAAAAGAGTAATAGTATTGAGCGAGAgaacttttcattttcaattctaTGTGTCAACATGGAGGTGGGCTAGATGTTGGTACAGTGTCAATAGTTTGGGCAGATGATGATGCTACTGTTGATGACTTATTCTCTGTAGTTAACCTTCGCTTAACACACATAAATTGCTCCATCAATTCATGATGAGCTTCTAGTCGTTCAATACAATGCAGACATGCCGTTTTTGGT carries:
- the LOC143179725 gene encoding uncharacterized protein LOC143179725: MGSTDKAMITGFICRLCSKMNRFVIHIYGEEGERMKLAEKINAYLPITVNMNDPLPKTACLHCIERLEAHHELMEQFMCVKRRLTTENKSSTVASSSAQTIDTVPTSSPPPC
- the Htk gene encoding AT-rich interaction domain hat-trick, which translates into the protein MLGDDPPYLSVGTEVSAKYKGAFCEAKIRKVVRSVKCRVTYKQGLGTATVADDQIKGTLRVGASVEARHGDRKEFVEATITKIQDCSQYTVVFDDGDITTLRRTALCLKSGRHFAESETLDQLPLTHPEHFGNPVIGGRRGRRSRQAQDESSDDEDSPPRGTRDSGSSGTGKEGMETEPEIGRVVCVELGDKKKKDNWFPGLVVAPTAQDTVRIRVRDDYLVRSFKDARYYTVPKKEATEFTKELVNKVENSTLKVAVEKALLFLEKNELPPHWDRDSLFGHSVSSGNSDSDGDLDSDSSDDEPREEKDHFVAQLYKFMDDRGTPINNCPMIGSEDIDLYRLFRAVYKLGGYNRVTNQNQWKLITRRLSFTMQNSPSTHNLVKQAYKKFLHSFEDFYRKLGCTMVNHPRGTIRKQRPGRSLIRDKDRNTPVPPQVSAAKNEKEEEDKKVTEEEKKEKKEVKKEQVKEEEIVKIKKKDEFEENGSGQESDVNVEGEAESSSSEKSQKISTSITLQNRSKSKSKEDPKKKVIEKKKSEPKKQEKKDDKTKEEEAAKTRSKSKDDNVKSKVSSETRETRTPSRESERKTLSKQRRLTEEELKRRGRKRKEYEAEKSRPDEQLTESAPCYKGPVELGDRLKVYYGPTHESKVTYEAKVIDMEKDGTEPMYLVHYTGWNTRYDEWIKASRIAQNFTQAQGRVKRIKATSRPQTPSTNLSNNVNKSSKIVSNNANSNTSQSRRRAQSVAPTTTVISSTSVKEVKKEEKEKEKEAPQPTRSTTPLSVTSSSSRTKSPATPANNRQTRTTRNADEHRRRTRRMSGHTDISVASETEDSEAYDSDTTEPEQAKTKSKSIDERKRREVKSRAEDRIKPDETSDGEEDKDNLEEPRRGKRVRRTIGKSQGIKSEPDSDDEQPKGRDFDLNQIRSELKGFDKAVKLELVRVEPDPEDDIKIEEKETVALVSPKLEKNLEPSKLEITPESKTVDSTEDIYEFKEPEPFEFEVRNKRDTSGEKDKVKKRMFEEEPKSPKKKQKIVVSSLIKEVKSEIDNDSRKKTKKLFSKRVDDITESLPGHKSLQSISSATCEEAFDKLCESPSFNQAKSSALVIEETSKMTNGIDLLFTDLPGDDDATHDDSEDRLIISEAEVSEPEQENIFTYQQEMFPVNDTNDSSESIKEDIAPQVESVREEMMATVSNKPEIPVDQKQNIKLSPLHRQSPELKTLDSKLLDITPVSSPIVVAPAPISARLPATSTIEEKLSAAMAFRNKTKDIKKEDEVSETVWKPLKEIPKKLDNIIVQKNKEEQTGSKIEIESKKREEEEVAINNEDQCSREIMRVVIKQKDEELQPFKLKKEVEIKKFVETKVENKKIEDNEDEEWKHEEIEESKKVEDEFKEHDFKEKEREKRKKIVNQDIVDSADSSDSEQRLVIDNEEPQDVKAPSNFDVKLRAELDRLQDTQERYSKLQAQKSIQHLKHQPQDCITECKTESIPIAKPDEEGEAISSLLCEEEIPGSPAPISESIEQINAGPSCSPPKIETSESNIVLMEMPFASAPTSGQSTTSSTVATLSMALPKTLETSVPVSLPMQQNSPVGMRQQSLHQHLPALMPAQRRESNEAAPVMDNTPPTTPDSSISNISGSPREERTGGSSPTSEDNMKLNRDSSEADNDSGSKGPGFSEDDTLPNAEGNSTDRILKPPAKRSIEETQSPKKRKRSRKHSECDKNTSKKPGRHSGRHGRHGGASDSDDTSEGSNLCAVNSTPANHTNIATTVADLSNYSSRSPRPTKYNFYVELDPELDGSQRIAVLQQKLAELRKTYNAVKVELAAIERRRKKLRRREREAIKAAKAEMQQACS